From Amycolatopsis sp. cg9, one genomic window encodes:
- a CDS encoding LLM class F420-dependent oxidoreductase, with the protein MDYGIVLFTSDRGITPAAAARVAEAAGFATFYVPEHTHIPVKRESPHPRTGDASLPDDRYSRTLDPWVALATAAAVTSRIRLSTAVALPVESDPITLAKTIASLDHLSGGRVTLGTGFGWNVDELNDHGVPGNRRRTALREYLEAMSALWTEEEAAYDGEFVSFGPSWAWPKPVQAHIPVLLGAGPTEKTFRWIARHADGWITTPSDTDLDGHVALLNEIWAAEGRTGAPRICALGERPDPERLAHLDALGVTETIFGLPDRAPEEVEAWVGRLAGKLGLAAPVG; encoded by the coding sequence GTGGACTACGGAATCGTGCTGTTCACCAGCGACCGGGGCATCACCCCGGCGGCCGCCGCGCGCGTCGCGGAGGCCGCCGGGTTCGCCACCTTCTACGTGCCCGAGCACACGCACATCCCGGTGAAGCGGGAGTCCCCGCACCCGCGCACCGGCGACGCGTCCCTGCCCGACGACCGCTACAGCCGCACCCTCGACCCGTGGGTCGCGCTGGCGACGGCCGCCGCGGTGACGTCGCGGATCCGGCTGTCCACGGCGGTCGCCCTGCCGGTGGAGAGCGACCCGATCACGCTGGCCAAGACGATCGCGAGCCTCGACCACCTCTCCGGCGGCCGCGTCACGCTCGGCACGGGCTTCGGCTGGAACGTCGACGAGCTCAACGACCACGGCGTGCCGGGCAACCGCCGCCGCACCGCGCTGCGGGAGTACCTCGAGGCGATGAGTGCACTGTGGACGGAGGAGGAAGCGGCCTACGACGGGGAGTTCGTGTCCTTCGGGCCGAGCTGGGCGTGGCCCAAGCCGGTCCAGGCGCACATCCCGGTGCTGCTCGGCGCGGGCCCGACGGAGAAGACGTTCCGCTGGATCGCCCGCCACGCCGACGGCTGGATCACGACGCCGTCCGACACCGACCTCGACGGGCACGTGGCGTTGCTGAACGAGATCTGGGCCGCGGAGGGCCGCACGGGAGCGCCGCGGATCTGCGCGCTCGGCGAACGGCCGGATCCGGAGCGGCTGGCGCACCTGGACGCACTCGGGGTCACCGAGACGATCTTCGGGCTGCCGGACCGGGCCCCGGAGGAAGTCGAAGCGTGGGTCGGCCGCCTCGCCGGCAAGCTCGGCCTGGCCGCCCCAGTGGGCTGA